In Streptomyces dangxiongensis, one DNA window encodes the following:
- a CDS encoding carbohydrate kinase family protein, with protein MRITVTGSIATDHLMSYPGRFADQLVAGRLDRVSLSFLADTLEIRRGGVAANIAFGLGRLGLRPLLVGAAGADFTDHRERLERAGVDTGPVRVSASAHTARFVCTTDADQNQIATFYAGAMAEARDIDLAAVVRDARGVDLVVIAPDDPEAMLRHTDECQSLGIPFAADPSQQLARLDAGETRRLVDGARLLFTNEYEAALLQQRTGWSPAQILDRVGTWVTTLGPDGAAIARAGEPTLRVPAVATSRPLDPTGAGDAFRSGFLAGVAWGHTPERAARLGCTLATVILESVGTQEYELTAADLSARTDKAYAPAPAGRPS; from the coding sequence GTGCGTATCACCGTCACCGGTTCCATCGCCACCGACCATTTGATGTCCTACCCGGGCCGGTTCGCCGACCAACTGGTCGCCGGGCGACTCGACCGGGTCTCCCTGTCGTTCCTGGCCGACACCCTGGAGATCCGCCGGGGCGGCGTCGCGGCGAACATCGCCTTCGGCCTCGGCCGGCTCGGCCTGCGTCCGCTGCTGGTCGGGGCGGCGGGAGCCGACTTCACCGACCACCGCGAACGGCTGGAACGAGCCGGCGTGGACACCGGCCCGGTGCGCGTCAGCGCCTCGGCGCACACGGCCCGCTTCGTGTGCACGACGGACGCCGACCAGAACCAGATCGCCACCTTCTACGCGGGCGCCATGGCCGAGGCGCGAGACATCGACCTGGCCGCGGTGGTCCGCGACGCGCGGGGGGTGGACCTGGTGGTGATCGCGCCCGACGACCCGGAGGCGATGCTGCGCCACACCGACGAGTGCCAGAGCCTGGGCATCCCCTTCGCGGCCGATCCCTCGCAGCAGCTCGCGCGGCTGGACGCGGGCGAGACCCGCCGACTGGTGGACGGCGCCCGGCTGCTGTTCACCAACGAGTACGAGGCGGCCCTGCTCCAACAGCGCACCGGCTGGAGCCCAGCGCAGATCCTGGACCGGGTCGGAACCTGGGTGACCACCCTCGGTCCGGACGGCGCGGCCATAGCCCGCGCCGGCGAGCCGACCCTGCGGGTCCCCGCCGTCGCGACCAGCCGCCCGCTGGACCCGACCGGAGCCGGTGACGCCTTCCGCTCCGGCTTCCTCGCCGGCGTCGCCTGGGGCCACACCCCCGAGCGGGCCGCCCGGCTCGGGTGCACGCTGGCGACGGTCATCCTCGAATCGGTGGGCACCCAGGAGTACGAGCTGACCGCCGCCGACCTGTCCGCCAGAACCGACAAGGCGTACGCGCCGGCTCCCGCCGGCCGGCCATCGTGA
- a CDS encoding HD domain-containing protein translates to MSAPFEPRLWGKERGLIHPYPLGCHAIDAAVMAGALWDRYLTPRQRTVIAWRMGPD, encoded by the coding sequence GTGTCCGCTCCGTTCGAGCCCCGGCTGTGGGGCAAGGAACGCGGTCTCATCCACCCCTACCCGCTGGGTTGCCATGCCATCGACGCCGCCGTCATGGCCGGGGCCCTGTGGGACCGCTACCTCACCCCGCGCCAGCGCACCGTCATCGCCTGGCGGATGGGGCCTGACTGA
- a CDS encoding LuxR C-terminal-related transcriptional regulator yields MRVVVAEDLFLLREGLVRLLKARGFEIVAATDSAPGLLGALLEFRPDLAIVDIRLPPTHTDDGLRAALTARERIPGLPILLLSQYVEQIYAQELLADQAGGVGYLLKDRVFSDDQFVDVIRTVAAGGTVMDPEVVTKLLGRRSRGERETLSRLTERERQVLELMAEGRSNSAIANRLFISEKAVSKHSTSIFAKLELAPSDDDNRRVLAVLAYLMSAPREGRLPPGH; encoded by the coding sequence GTGCGTGTAGTCGTCGCGGAGGATCTCTTCCTGCTCCGGGAGGGGCTGGTCAGGCTCCTCAAGGCACGTGGGTTCGAGATCGTGGCGGCCACCGACAGCGCGCCGGGCCTGCTCGGCGCGCTGCTGGAGTTCCGGCCGGACCTCGCGATCGTGGACATCAGGCTGCCGCCCACCCACACCGACGACGGACTGCGTGCGGCGCTGACCGCCCGGGAACGGATCCCCGGGCTGCCGATCCTGCTGCTCTCGCAATACGTCGAGCAGATCTACGCCCAGGAGCTGCTCGCCGACCAGGCCGGAGGGGTCGGCTACCTGCTCAAGGACCGGGTCTTCAGCGACGACCAGTTCGTCGACGTGATCCGTACGGTCGCCGCGGGCGGCACGGTCATGGACCCCGAAGTGGTCACCAAACTGCTCGGCCGCCGCAGCCGTGGCGAACGCGAAACCCTCTCCAGGCTTACCGAGCGGGAACGCCAAGTGCTTGAACTCATGGCCGAAGGACGCTCCAACAGCGCCATCGCGAACCGGCTCTTCATCAGTGAGAAAGCCGTGTCCAAGCACAGCACCAGCATCTTCGCCAAGCTGGAGCTCGCCCCCTCCGACGACGACAACCGCCGCGTGCTGGCCGTGCTCGCCTACCTCATGTCCGCGCCGCGTGAAGGCCGCCTTCCGCCAGGTCACTGA
- the cas6e gene encoding type I-E CRISPR-associated protein Cas6/Cse3/CasE, which produces MTTSTASTQTVHLARLHLQARSRDVHRDLKDASRLHTTIQALFPDALGAAPRTATNTLYRIEREQTGAQLLIQSTLPINRNALPSGYTSQVEYRDLTPLLNWVAGGRVVRFRIDGNPIKSVPVPGGGRGRRVPVSGEEALAWWERQAARAGLTNELVLDLPQPDVLGSRSEAKRIRLRAIRFEGVATVTDPEALRAAIITGIGQGRAYGLGLLSIAPYRT; this is translated from the coding sequence ATGACCACCTCCACGGCCTCCACCCAGACGGTGCACCTGGCCCGGCTCCACCTGCAGGCCCGAAGCCGCGACGTCCACCGTGACCTCAAGGACGCCTCCCGCCTGCACACCACCATCCAGGCCCTGTTCCCAGACGCCCTCGGGGCTGCGCCTAGGACGGCCACGAACACCCTCTACCGGATCGAGCGCGAGCAGACCGGCGCACAGCTGTTGATCCAGTCCACGCTGCCCATCAACCGCAACGCCCTTCCCTCCGGCTACACCAGCCAGGTCGAGTACCGCGATCTGACCCCGCTGCTGAACTGGGTGGCTGGGGGGCGCGTGGTGCGGTTCCGGATCGATGGCAACCCGATCAAGAGCGTGCCGGTGCCTGGTGGTGGGCGAGGCAGGCGCGTCCCCGTGTCCGGGGAGGAAGCGCTGGCCTGGTGGGAGCGCCAGGCTGCCCGGGCAGGTCTGACAAATGAACTCGTGCTGGACCTCCCGCAGCCCGACGTGCTCGGCTCGCGCAGTGAGGCCAAACGCATCCGGCTGCGGGCGATCCGCTTCGAGGGTGTCGCCACGGTCACCGACCCCGAAGCCCTGCGGGCCGCGATCATCACTGGTATCGGGCAGGGTCGCGCCTACGGCCTGGGCCTTCTGTCCATCGCCCCTTACCGCACCTGA
- a CDS encoding holo-ACP synthase: MWIGVDVTHENELAALLARPWFRDYTYAPEELQTAASFGAERAHEFLTGRFAGKEAVLKVIGTGVGAGVTPRQVAILRAHGGAPQVRLSGAAARHARDRGIAGISVSVTHKKGVVVAVAIGVPAASHAGMEASEPSR; encoded by the coding sequence GTGTGGATCGGTGTCGACGTCACGCACGAGAACGAGCTGGCGGCCCTGCTCGCCCGTCCGTGGTTCCGTGACTACACGTACGCCCCGGAGGAACTCCAGACCGCCGCCTCCTTCGGCGCGGAGCGAGCCCATGAGTTCCTGACCGGGCGCTTCGCGGGCAAGGAAGCGGTGCTGAAGGTCATCGGCACCGGCGTGGGGGCGGGCGTGACCCCCCGCCAGGTGGCCATCCTGCGGGCCCATGGCGGGGCCCCGCAGGTCCGCCTCTCCGGCGCGGCGGCCCGGCATGCCCGCGATCGTGGCATCGCCGGTATCAGCGTGTCCGTCACGCACAAGAAGGGCGTGGTCGTCGCCGTCGCGATCGGCGTGCCCGCCGCCTCGCACGCCGGCATGGAAGCCTCCGAACCCTCGCGCTGA
- a CDS encoding sensor histidine kinase: protein MAGLVGTAAYGSVPALLLALHNSTGGAGYVVTVPELEPGGLLPAALLMAGLLATVLLRSARAPRRWVLPVVAAVTGELLEWTYWLTHSSAGYGPTLLNVLVGCVSVPVLAAFAGAALRWLASGRPARLAAADASRSARWALLLPAVVVMTGDLLGLDLWQSASPGTGIGPSVLGYLVGLALLAAVVGGLVRWPRAAADLATLGLVGIGVYDVAQSGFGQSLVVVQKFGSPRGPAPLLPVETAHHASVLGGIQGAVLLALGLWLLPLTVLPDARRLLGRGPDPALTRRVRELTETRADAVSSAAAELRRIERDLHDGAQGRLVTIGMNLRVAEEMIHSDPHEAAALVVEARVASAAALEELRGLIRGMHPPMLADRGLGEAVRALALDLPLPCDTEIDLPERLAAPLESACYFAVAEVVTNAVRHASAHGLQIRMTHTDGLLRIEVVDDGVGGADPARGTGLAGVERRLAAFDGILAVSSPPGGPTIVVMEVPCV, encoded by the coding sequence GTGGCAGGGCTGGTGGGTACGGCCGCGTACGGCAGTGTGCCGGCTCTGCTGCTCGCCCTGCACAACTCCACCGGAGGGGCCGGCTACGTCGTCACCGTGCCGGAACTGGAACCCGGCGGGCTGCTCCCGGCGGCACTGCTGATGGCCGGCCTGCTGGCCACCGTGCTGCTCCGCTCGGCGCGCGCCCCCAGGCGGTGGGTGCTGCCCGTGGTCGCGGCGGTGACCGGGGAACTGCTGGAGTGGACGTACTGGCTCACGCATTCCTCTGCTGGCTATGGGCCGACATTGCTGAACGTCCTGGTGGGCTGTGTGAGCGTCCCGGTACTCGCCGCCTTCGCTGGTGCGGCTTTGCGCTGGCTGGCGAGCGGCAGGCCCGCGCGTCTGGCCGCAGCCGACGCGTCGAGGTCCGCGCGCTGGGCCCTGCTGCTGCCCGCCGTCGTGGTGATGACCGGTGACCTGCTCGGCCTCGATCTGTGGCAGTCCGCGTCGCCGGGCACCGGGATCGGGCCGTCAGTGCTGGGTTACCTAGTGGGGCTGGCGCTGTTGGCTGCCGTCGTGGGCGGGCTGGTGCGGTGGCCGAGGGCGGCGGCGGATCTGGCGACCCTGGGGCTGGTGGGGATCGGGGTGTACGACGTCGCTCAGAGCGGGTTCGGGCAATCCCTGGTCGTGGTGCAGAAGTTCGGCTCCCCGCGCGGGCCGGCGCCGTTGCTCCCCGTGGAGACGGCCCACCATGCGTCGGTCCTCGGCGGGATCCAGGGGGCAGTGCTGCTGGCCCTCGGGCTCTGGCTGCTGCCGCTGACCGTGTTGCCGGATGCCAGGCGGCTGTTGGGGCGGGGTCCGGATCCGGCGCTGACCCGGCGGGTACGGGAGCTGACGGAGACGCGGGCCGATGCGGTCAGCTCCGCGGCCGCGGAGCTGCGCAGGATCGAGCGGGACCTGCACGACGGCGCGCAGGGGCGGCTGGTCACCATCGGGATGAACCTCAGGGTCGCCGAGGAGATGATCCACAGCGATCCGCACGAAGCCGCCGCACTGGTCGTGGAGGCCCGCGTCGCCTCGGCGGCGGCACTGGAGGAACTGCGCGGCCTGATCAGAGGGATGCACCCGCCGATGCTGGCCGACCGGGGCCTGGGCGAGGCGGTCCGGGCACTCGCACTGGACCTGCCCCTGCCGTGCGATACCGAGATCGATCTGCCCGAACGGCTCGCCGCACCGCTGGAGTCGGCCTGCTACTTCGCCGTCGCCGAGGTGGTCACCAATGCCGTCCGGCACGCCTCGGCGCACGGCCTCCAGATCCGCATGACCCACACGGACGGGCTGCTGCGCATCGAGGTGGTCGACGACGGGGTGGGCGGCGCGGATCCCGCGCGGGGCACCGGGCTGGCCGGGGTGGAGCGACGGCTGGCGGCCTTCGACGGCATCCTGGCGGTCAGCAGTCCGCCCGGGGGGCCGACGATCGTGGTCATGGAGGTGCCGTGCGTGTAG
- the cas5e gene encoding type I-E CRISPR-associated protein Cas5/CasD — MSGGLLLHLSGPLQSWGSDADFEVRTTHRWPTRSGLAGLLACCLGRPRDTDNTDLAELSYTIRVDRPGQREMDFHTVGGGYPRHLTPPTADGKFRKLGEGTILTQRWYLTDAAFTIAVTGPAPTLARCAEALQRPRFAPYLGRRSCVPDTPILILDAVTDPVAELDRVPLHRTPARFGHRDPVTFLYDTAPEPGAPPDTEIRDQPGPRRRFADRPVWERQRQLPDAEDAGRGTDWLTALLAYREAAAA; from the coding sequence GTGAGCGGCGGCCTCCTGCTGCATCTGTCCGGGCCCCTGCAGTCCTGGGGCTCGGACGCGGACTTCGAAGTGCGCACCACCCACCGCTGGCCCACCCGCTCCGGCCTCGCAGGGCTTTTGGCCTGCTGCCTGGGCCGCCCACGCGACACCGACAACACCGACCTCGCCGAACTGTCGTACACGATCCGGGTGGACCGGCCGGGGCAACGGGAGATGGACTTTCACACCGTCGGCGGCGGCTACCCCCGTCACCTCACCCCGCCGACTGCCGACGGCAAGTTCCGCAAGCTGGGGGAGGGCACCATCCTCACCCAGCGCTGGTACCTGACGGACGCCGCCTTCACCATCGCCGTGACCGGCCCCGCACCCACGCTCGCCCGGTGCGCCGAGGCACTCCAGCGTCCCCGCTTTGCCCCGTATCTGGGGCGGCGCTCCTGTGTCCCGGACACCCCGATCCTGATCCTCGACGCTGTCACCGACCCGGTGGCCGAACTCGACCGCGTGCCGTTGCACCGCACCCCCGCGCGCTTCGGCCACCGCGATCCGGTGACCTTCCTCTACGACACCGCGCCCGAACCCGGAGCACCACCGGACACCGAAATCCGCGACCAGCCCGGCCCGCGCCGCCGCTTTGCCGACCGCCCCGTGTGGGAGCGGCAGCGCCAGCTCCCCGATGCGGAGGACGCCGGCCGCGGCACCGATTGGCTCACCGCACTGCTCGCCTACCGAGAGGCAGCCGCCGCATGA
- a CDS encoding acyl-CoA dehydrogenase family protein codes for MTEPTGERIAALRSYVREAGRELRAIGLEIDRDPEAIDRWLGLPAVDIMRGCTIPAEYLDSPLRVGAYTYDMSSCLEHTVTIEELSYGDTGSMLACPGPLMSGVAVSALGDDKQRHHYYERMAGPEPVWTFFGLTEPAKGSAATELETTLVPEGDGFRLTGEKRYVGNAAYARLGVVFCRRAPGPLGIEAVLVDTQAPGFHAEPIPTVGMRGARISAIRLDGVRVEREHILGYDSLKPSRRGLIGAIRTLQRFRPVLAGTIVGLCRAVLDHVREQRPALAGGARARLEDLEDRLTAVRRQNYEVAAAIDAGRVRADRVAGVKTRAAELAERCTLAAADLMGPGALLEDPLLNKLYRDARAFEFMEGTGHIQRLAVFQGVLKRTFLN; via the coding sequence ATGACTGAGCCCACCGGCGAGCGGATCGCCGCACTGCGCTCCTACGTACGGGAGGCCGGCCGGGAACTGCGCGCGATCGGCCTGGAGATCGACCGCGACCCGGAGGCGATCGACCGCTGGCTGGGACTGCCCGCCGTGGACATCATGCGCGGCTGCACCATACCGGCGGAGTACCTTGACTCCCCGCTGCGCGTCGGCGCGTACACCTACGACATGAGCTCCTGCCTCGAACACACGGTGACCATCGAGGAACTGAGCTACGGCGACACGGGATCCATGCTCGCCTGCCCCGGTCCCCTCATGTCGGGGGTGGCGGTGAGCGCCCTGGGCGACGACAAGCAGCGCCACCACTACTACGAGCGCATGGCCGGACCGGAACCCGTCTGGACGTTCTTCGGGCTCACCGAACCGGCCAAGGGATCGGCCGCCACCGAGCTGGAGACCACGCTCGTCCCAGAGGGCGACGGCTTCCGCCTCACCGGCGAGAAGCGGTACGTGGGCAACGCCGCGTACGCCCGGCTGGGCGTGGTGTTCTGCCGCCGGGCGCCCGGGCCGCTGGGCATCGAGGCGGTCCTGGTGGACACGCAAGCTCCCGGATTCCACGCCGAGCCGATCCCCACCGTCGGCATGCGCGGGGCGCGGATCTCCGCCATCAGGCTCGACGGCGTACGCGTGGAGCGTGAGCACATCCTCGGCTACGACAGCCTCAAGCCCAGCCGGCGCGGGCTGATCGGCGCCATCCGCACCCTCCAGCGGTTCCGTCCGGTGCTGGCCGGCACCATCGTGGGGCTGTGCCGCGCGGTGCTGGACCACGTACGCGAGCAGCGCCCCGCCCTGGCGGGTGGCGCCCGGGCCCGGCTGGAGGACCTGGAGGACCGGCTCACCGCCGTACGCCGGCAGAACTACGAGGTCGCCGCGGCCATCGACGCCGGCCGGGTGCGCGCCGACCGCGTCGCCGGGGTCAAGACGCGCGCCGCGGAGCTGGCCGAACGCTGCACGCTGGCCGCCGCGGACCTGATGGGCCCCGGCGCGCTCCTGGAGGACCCGCTGCTGAACAAGCTGTACCGGGACGCGCGGGCCTTCGAATTCATGGAGGGAACCGGTCACATCCAGCGGCTGGCCGTCTTCCAGGGCGTGCTCAAGAGGACGTTTCTCAACTAG
- the cas3 gene encoding CRISPR-associated helicase Cas3', giving the protein MVTTGLVILADWLVSQLPWIRDRQRRWDRDPTRDWHAHVRRARRAAPKTLREAQLVPPTWRRTRSFHNLFPHLHGKPLHPLQTSLAQSLRPLVANGPGLLLITAPPGEGKTESALFAERIMGPAAGTKSLAFLLPTMATTDAMWARVRAYARANCRTPPPVTLLHAMAWLDAEYTPDQLTTVTSSPDVVAEWLRGRHRGFLAGIAVGTWDQAALAVLPHRFMALRWLGLSGKTVIIDEVHAYDAHGHALTLRLLEWLGALGVPVVLLSATVTGDTAAALVHAYRRGAGHHDTPPINPSYPGWTYTDHATGTITTSPTLGSNRAHTLTVDTITCTHTHNPDHARGRARAILDLLTPLQQIGAGAALVICNTVADAQATRDLLDTAWASHTDRALVRILHARMPARQRAAITRRLQRWTGPHGKRPHQPFVVVTTQVAEQSLDVDFDLVISDLAPFALLLQRAGRGHRHPRSDRPVWAKTPRLAVLIPVGQLPPPAWGDVYPASVLRRTRDLLTTLNDQPINVPGDVQRLVDQVYGPEFAGADDTARLADDAQRTATAHLTAIGAPATVRDLHPLTNTAEHPDQITTRLGADSVRVLPTYLTPDGHHWLHPTHYTPRTALPDRINPEDRGTIRRLMQATIPINSQWLTGRDPTTHIPETWSNIPGLRDLILLPHYVTRTAIGPYRAAGKAISLDPQNGLVRR; this is encoded by the coding sequence GTGGTCACCACCGGCCTGGTGATCCTGGCCGACTGGCTCGTCTCCCAACTGCCGTGGATCCGCGACCGCCAGCGCCGCTGGGACCGTGACCCCACCCGCGACTGGCACGCTCACGTCCGCCGGGCTCGCCGCGCCGCCCCGAAGACCTTGCGCGAGGCCCAACTCGTCCCGCCCACCTGGCGGCGCACCCGCAGCTTCCACAACCTCTTCCCCCACCTGCACGGCAAGCCCCTGCACCCCCTCCAGACCAGTCTCGCTCAGTCCTTGCGTCCCCTGGTGGCCAACGGCCCCGGCCTGCTGCTGATCACGGCACCGCCCGGCGAAGGCAAGACCGAATCCGCCCTTTTCGCCGAACGCATCATGGGCCCAGCCGCAGGCACCAAGAGCCTGGCCTTCCTGCTGCCCACGATGGCCACCACGGATGCCATGTGGGCCCGGGTACGCGCCTACGCCCGCGCCAACTGCCGCACCCCACCGCCAGTCACCCTGTTGCACGCCATGGCCTGGCTGGATGCCGAGTACACCCCGGACCAGCTCACCACCGTCACCAGCAGTCCGGACGTCGTGGCCGAATGGCTGCGTGGCCGCCACCGCGGCTTCCTAGCCGGCATCGCTGTCGGGACCTGGGACCAAGCCGCCCTCGCCGTCCTCCCCCACCGCTTCATGGCGCTGCGCTGGCTCGGCCTGTCCGGCAAAACCGTCATCATCGACGAGGTGCACGCCTACGACGCCCACGGCCACGCACTGACTCTGCGCCTGCTCGAATGGCTCGGCGCCCTCGGCGTCCCCGTCGTCCTGCTGTCCGCCACCGTCACCGGCGACACCGCCGCCGCCCTCGTCCACGCCTACCGACGCGGCGCCGGACACCACGACACCCCACCGATCAACCCCAGCTACCCCGGCTGGACCTACACCGACCACGCCACCGGAACCATCACCACTTCACCCACCCTCGGCTCCAACCGAGCCCACACCCTCACCGTCGACACCATCACCTGCACCCACACCCACAACCCCGACCATGCACGAGGCCGCGCCCGCGCCATCCTCGATCTGCTCACCCCCCTCCAACAGATCGGTGCTGGCGCTGCATTGGTCATCTGCAACACCGTCGCCGACGCCCAGGCCACCCGCGACCTCCTCGACACCGCCTGGGCAAGCCACACCGATCGTGCGCTCGTACGGATCCTGCACGCTCGGATGCCCGCCCGACAGCGCGCTGCGATCACACGCCGCCTCCAACGGTGGACCGGCCCGCACGGCAAACGCCCCCACCAGCCGTTCGTCGTGGTCACCACACAGGTCGCAGAACAGTCCCTGGACGTCGACTTCGACCTCGTCATCAGCGACCTCGCCCCCTTCGCCCTGCTCCTCCAACGAGCCGGCCGAGGCCACCGCCACCCCCGCTCAGACCGCCCCGTCTGGGCGAAAACGCCCCGACTGGCCGTCCTCATCCCCGTCGGCCAACTCCCACCCCCCGCCTGGGGAGACGTCTACCCCGCCTCCGTCCTACGCCGTACCCGCGACCTCCTCACCACCCTCAACGACCAACCCATCAACGTCCCCGGAGACGTCCAACGCCTCGTCGACCAGGTCTACGGCCCCGAATTCGCCGGCGCCGATGACACCGCCCGCCTCGCCGACGATGCGCAACGCACAGCCACCGCCCACCTCACCGCCATCGGTGCGCCAGCGACCGTCCGAGACCTGCACCCCCTCACCAACACCGCTGAACACCCGGACCAGATCACCACCCGTCTCGGCGCTGACAGCGTCCGTGTCCTGCCCACCTACCTCACTCCAGACGGCCACCACTGGCTTCACCCCACCCACTACACCCCACGCACCGCCCTGCCCGATCGCATCAACCCCGAAGACCGTGGCACCATTCGGCGACTGATGCAGGCGACCATCCCCATCAACAGCCAATGGCTCACAGGCCGCGACCCCACCACCCACATCCCCGAAACCTGGTCCAACATCCCCGGCCTACGCGACCTCATCCTGCTGCCCCACTACGTCACCCGCACCGCCATCGGCCCCTACCGGGCAGCGGGAAAGGCCATCAGCCTCGACCCCCAAAACGGCCTCGTGCGCCGGTAA
- a CDS encoding HD domain-containing protein yields MTEAEARTFIICLAALHDLGKITPGFQGCVPGADQLSGQPGYEPAPATARSPSHPRATHLALPELLHRQHGLPLTGRPTRNTAHQIGQLLGGHHGTYPLALSHQGDELTCPLAAAPGLGEKAWDEQREHLIPPDPRPLRQPRLAHPTGHWPRCRGHHRPGDPGRLARLPTAVDPRPPAPLGP; encoded by the coding sequence CTGACTGAGGCCGAGGCCCGCACCTTCATCATCTGCCTTGCCGCCCTCCACGACCTCGGCAAGATCACACCCGGCTTCCAGGGCTGCGTGCCAGGCGCCGACCAGCTCTCCGGACAACCCGGCTACGAACCCGCACCCGCCACCGCCAGAAGCCCAAGCCACCCGCGGGCCACCCATCTCGCCCTACCGGAACTCCTGCACCGCCAGCACGGCCTGCCGCTCACCGGCCGCCCCACCCGCAACACCGCCCACCAGATAGGCCAACTGCTCGGCGGCCACCACGGCACCTACCCGCTCGCCCTCTCCCACCAAGGAGACGAACTCACCTGCCCGCTCGCCGCCGCACCCGGCCTGGGGGAGAAGGCATGGGACGAACAGCGCGAACACCTCATCCCACCTGATCCACGACCTCTTCGGCAGCCCCGTCTGGCCCACCCAACCGGCCACTGGCCCCGCTGCCGTGGTCACCACCGGCCTGGTGATCCTGGCCGACTGGCTCGTCTCCCAACTGCCGTGGATCCGCGACCGCCAGCGCCGCTGGGACCGTGA
- a CDS encoding alpha/beta hydrolase family protein yields MTITPFMTQEGMTRRRMLGAALAVGAAVPMGVARPVWAASTAPGPVQLTLPVPTGPYPVGTVPLHLVDASRPDPVAGPGHHRELMASLWYPARRAEDLPRAPWMAEGALRALLTDADFTLDPALGPLTAGRVGAPVHRTGQRLPVIVYSHGSGSHRGDHTIMVQELASHGYAVVTVDHTHDTFTQFPDGRVVTPGDVPMFPRDFAADLRFLLDCVERLAAGRNPDVDGKPLPQGLLGALDPRCIGAFGWSKGGTATALTMLADRRVRAGLSVDGPMQPTITADLDRPFMMMTAVFTRAAMPDVAEFWTHLRGWRLDIQADGAIHNSYGDNATLIPQAGKILGMTTQQIQDWIGTLDPARAVRIQQAYPLAFFDLNLRHRGQGHLLDGPCPAFPEVKFLP; encoded by the coding sequence ATGACAATCACGCCGTTCATGACCCAAGAAGGAATGACACGCCGCCGCATGCTCGGAGCCGCGCTGGCAGTCGGGGCCGCCGTGCCGATGGGCGTCGCACGCCCGGTGTGGGCGGCTTCGACCGCCCCGGGCCCAGTGCAGCTCACCCTGCCTGTGCCCACCGGACCGTACCCGGTGGGCACGGTGCCCCTGCACCTCGTCGACGCTTCCCGTCCGGATCCCGTGGCCGGCCCGGGGCATCACCGTGAGTTGATGGCCAGCCTCTGGTACCCCGCGCGCAGGGCGGAGGACCTGCCGCGTGCCCCCTGGATGGCTGAGGGCGCGTTGCGGGCGCTCCTGACGGACGCCGACTTCACCCTCGACCCCGCCCTCGGCCCGCTCACCGCCGGGCGCGTGGGCGCGCCCGTGCACCGTACGGGCCAGCGCCTGCCCGTCATCGTGTACTCGCACGGCTCGGGCAGCCACCGCGGCGACCACACCATCATGGTCCAGGAACTCGCCAGCCACGGCTACGCCGTGGTCACCGTCGACCACACCCACGACACGTTCACCCAGTTCCCCGACGGCCGGGTGGTCACCCCGGGCGACGTCCCGATGTTTCCGAGGGACTTCGCCGCGGACCTCCGGTTCCTGCTCGACTGCGTGGAGAGGCTCGCCGCCGGGCGCAACCCCGACGTCGACGGCAAGCCACTGCCCCAGGGCTTGCTCGGCGCCCTCGACCCGCGGTGCATCGGCGCGTTCGGCTGGTCAAAGGGCGGCACCGCCACCGCGCTCACCATGCTCGCCGACCGGCGCGTCCGCGCCGGGCTCAGCGTCGACGGCCCGATGCAGCCGACCATCACCGCCGACCTGGACCGGCCGTTCATGATGATGACCGCCGTGTTCACCCGGGCCGCCATGCCGGACGTCGCCGAATTCTGGACGCACCTTCGCGGCTGGCGGCTCGACATCCAGGCCGACGGGGCCATCCACAACTCATACGGCGACAACGCGACGCTGATCCCGCAAGCGGGCAAGATCCTAGGGATGACCACCCAGCAGATCCAGGACTGGATCGGTACCCTCGACCCGGCCCGGGCCGTACGGATCCAGCAGGCGTACCCGCTCGCCTTCTTCGACCTGAACCTGCGGCACCGGGGACAGGGACACCTGCTCGACGGCCCGTGCCCGGCCTTCCCGGAGGTGAAGTTCCTCCCATGA